TGAAACCCAATTTTTCTTCCTGACGAAGAGCAGGTCTTGAAAGCGAGTTGCTAAATACCGGAGTCATGAATCATTAAAGGAAGATACTTGAGCAGATATATAGATTATCTAAACGTTTGGGGCTTGGTTGTTTTGAAGACCCCAAACCTCTGCGTGTTTGCCCAAAGGTGGTCTCTCAGCTTGGCTTGTGCAGGCCTTTGACCTGGAAGTCTAGAGAGTCAATGAGTGTTAAACTTGCTGTTGAGACACCACTGCTAACTTTGCAATTGATATTACACAACTTGTCAGCACGTACACAATCATGACAGTAATCACCTTTGGATGCAGAGACAAGTCACTGAAATAGAGGTAAAGCTGCTAGAAACAAAACTTCCTTTAGACTTGGCTGGAAGAAAGTATTTTGAAGCTGTAAGGTAGGATGTGCCGCAGGGACTAAGGTTTATTTGACATAATTTGAAGCTGCATTTGAGCTAAGAAGTCCGTTCTTTCACAGTGGGTGTCCTCTGCCATGTTCTAAAACGTACTTGCTTGACTGGTATCAGATGTCTGTTCCCCAGCTAATAGACAAAGTTGCATTCTAGCTTTTTCTTTTAGTCCAGCTTTGTAAGGACTATCTTAAGACaacaagaggaggagaggaagtaGGTTTTTGGGAAGAGGCCTAAAAGCACTCTGTATCTTAAAATGACCTTGCCGTACAGATCTTGCTTCCTTTGTACTGTGTCGGCTTCAGCATTACATCTTTTGTTAGAGTTATTTAGTTTTTTTGCATCTTGAATAGAACATCTTCTAAGAAAATAGCTTCTTTAAGTGCTGTTTGAAAACTGGTCTTGACACAATGCAGGagtatttcatattttcatagtATGTGATGCTTGACTTAGCTCTCACTGCACATGTAGAAGGAATAGAGGATGGTCGATCAAGGTGAAGCAGTAGGTAATAGGCTACCTTATATTCAGAGTGGCTGCACTTCCTAAGTTGTCATCCCTCTTTATTTAAAGGATCCAGAAATTGCCACACATGGAGGTGAAAATTCATCTGGAAGATGCCTGCTGACTCTGCTAGGCCTAGCATTCATCTTGGCAGGAGTTGTTGTTGGTGGAGCCTGCATCTACAAGTACTTCATGCCTAAGGTAATGTGaaagtttttgggtttttttaatgcatctCTAAATTTTAAAAGTGTAATTGTAAATTAATTGTTGCCATAATAGAGAACCTTCAGTAAATTGCACATGAAGGCTGCTGTGTCCTTTataagagctccaggtgtggcaGTTCTGTGCTTTGTTATAGTATAAGCATTAAGAATGCAGTTTTAAAGCACCATGAAGAGATagaaaactactggagagagtccatcagaggctacaaagatgctgaggggactggagcatcattctgaggagaaaaggctgaaagacctggggctctttggcttggagaagaccagactgagaggagacttttttttttttcagtgcctaTCAGTATCTGAAGATTGGGGGCAAGAGAATTCtattcagtgatgcccagtgataggacaagtggtAATGAGCACAGAGGGGAATACAGGAAAtttcacctaaacatgaggaaaaaaattccttgtgagggtgccagagtccAGGACCAggatttcccagggaggttatggattctccttctctggagagattccagacctgtgatcctgggcagcctgctgtgggtgaccctgcagggagtttggagtagatgatctccagaggtccctttcagttCCCACCATGGTGGGATTCTGTGTAATATTCACTGTAAAAACAACTTgccttgcttttccttccagCATAAGGTGTACCGTGGTGAAATGTGCTACTTTGAGAATGAAAACCGTGATCGTGCAGTGGAACCTTACTTCCTCCCCATTGCTGAAGAAGCTGACATCAGAGAAGATGACAACATAGCCATCATTGATGTTCCTGTCCCCAAGTTCTCGGACAGCGATCCAGCAGCGATCGTTCATGACTTTGATAGGGTGAGTACATGTGAGGTGATAAATAACTGGTCCTGGTGCTCACTGAGACACTGTGGTGTGAATGGTAATCATAACAGCTCCAGGATTTTCATCCTTGAGACCTTTTAAAGCTTATTGTCAATGCAAGCTTCTCTTTGGGGATGGGCTTAAGTGTGGGATAAGGAGACGTAACACTGCTCCCTTGCAAAAGTTAAAAGAACATTAGAGGAGTTCATACTCAGAGCCTCTGAGTCATTTCTCAGAGCAGAGGGTCTTGGTGACTGATATTGACTACTGGTTATCTGAAAATGACACTTGCTATTTGATCAAGAATCTTATATGAAAGAAAGTGAGAATGATGTAAATGTGAATTGAGACAAGGAAATTGAGGATTTGGTCTAAAACTCTGCCAGACTGGTACAGCAAAATATGGAATTGAGGATAAGTGTTGGCCTTGGGTAAGTAAATTGAAAAATCACTTCCAGAACTTGAAAATGCAGTTAGTTAGGTGCATGTAGCTTATCTAAAACAAAGATGAGAGGATGGCTTTAATCTGACTTCTGTATTAAAGTTGTTGATAATACTCAGTTGCCCTTAGTCAGCTGTAAAAGCTCTTGTGGGCTGTTTGTAAATCAAACCCTGGCAGTGTAGATAGAATCATGGTAAAGAGCCTGGAACTGATCTCTGTACCTGCTGCCCTCACCAGCAGTGTGGAATGCCACACAGCTGAGCTGTGTTCACAGTATGTGCAGCTTTTATCTGCCTTGTCCTGACAGAATCTTGGCTGTAACTATAAAGGATTCAGGCAACTGAACTTCAGTTAATGCTGGCTAAGTGCTGTGCAAAGTCATAATAGCATAATTTTAGTCACTGAAGTTCTTCCACTCACTGGTAATGCTGGTGTGGTTTTTCTGGAGACTATTATATTTTTGCTGAGGGAGTAATTGCTTATTAACAGTTAGATACGTTTTGCTTGCACTGGGCTATATTGGACAGTTAGGGCAGCATACTCCCAAATACTTCCTCTGTTTTAATACAAACTCTGCTTGTTTAGAATTGTGATAAACAGTTTTTATAGTCAGCTCTCCCTTCTGTACAAAAGCCTTGTTGGAACCATGAAGTGGCAATAGCAAAGTCCTTGTAGCAGGCAGTTCCTGAATGCATCCCTTTGAATCCAGCTGTGCAtcatctccagctttctgaGCTTCCTTAGTCCTTGTAGAACTGTGTTCTAATAATCAAAGGCCATGCTTAATTAAAGAAACTTGTTTTCAACACAGCTTTTGACAGCCTATCTTGACCTGCAACTGGGTAACTGCTACGTGATTCCACTCAACACATCCATAGTCATGCCACCAAGAAACCTGATGGATCTCTTTGCCAAACTGGCGGTAGGTGGAAACTTCATTGTGTAGTTGTGCTGACAAGGTCACTTGTGATAAGAATGCTGGGTGTTTGCTTCTCCTGAACTGCAGTCTCTTGCTGGAACAGTCCTCTTGCCATCAAAGTCCATAATCCCCCTGGCTCGGTCACTGTACTGAAGCTAGGGCCAGCTGTCAGTGTGTATTACGTTGAGTAGATTCATGCTTAATGCTCTTATTAATACCTTACTTTATGAAAGCTGAAAGCAGCCAGCAAGTAAGGTTAAATTTAGCTATTACAAAGGAACTTGATAGCGCTCCAAATATCACTGAAAGCCTAAACGTGAAAGTTACTGCCCGAAAGCTTGCTTGCCCCACGAGAGCTGTAATGAAAAGAACAATGCCAGCTTGTTCCTCTGTGTTATTGGCACTCTAGTTGTGAGCTCACCGTGGCTGCTTTCACTTTGCAGTGACTGCAGTTGGTATTTTTCCAAGACAACTCCTCTTACGGGTGCTGCTACTGTCAAATTGAATGTAATACTGAGCTATGCTGTGTCAAATGGGCTGCTCAAAAACATgacagagtcccagcatggtgggggttgaaagggacctctggagatctagtccaGTGCCCTCTAGTACATcagggtcatccacagcaggggttattcctccccacatgaaggactctacacttgttttgttgaacttcatgagctttctcttcccccAGCTTTCCAAGCCACCTAGTGCTAGAGGCTTAACTTGTTTCATTATCTTCAGCTTCATAAAGACAAACTCTTAAGTGTCTCTTGTTGGTCACAAGGGGTGGAAGTTGTTTCAGTACTGCTGTGATCTTGTGGTGTTGGTAACTTTTGTAGGTCACACTTCTTCTATTGTATGAGAAACACTGCCTCAAACATTCTGTTGAGTACAAATAAATTTGACCGAGTTCTGTTTGCTTTGAGGCCAGCAATGTTAAGGTTAACT
This DNA window, taken from Indicator indicator isolate 239-I01 chromosome 17, UM_Iind_1.1, whole genome shotgun sequence, encodes the following:
- the ITM2A gene encoding integral membrane protein 2A; this encodes MVKIAFNSPFAQKDEPKKEAAEALVADKDPEIATHGGENSSGRCLLTLLGLAFILAGVVVGGACIYKYFMPKHKVYRGEMCYFENENRDRAVEPYFLPIAEEADIREDDNIAIIDVPVPKFSDSDPAAIVHDFDRLLTAYLDLQLGNCYVIPLNTSIVMPPRNLMDLFAKLATGSYLPQTYLVREEMVVTEEIDNVSDLGIFIYQLCVGKETFRLQRRDQIMGLQKRSVENCHSIRHFESSFVVETKICQQ